The Paenibacillus wynnii DNA window TGCAATAAGCATCGTAGACACGGAGAACAATGCATTCGCTACCGGTCCAAGACCGGTCGTGAACATATGATGCGCCCATACCATGAATCCTAGAAAGGCGATCAGGATCGTAGCGAAGACCATTGAGCTGTACCCGAACAGCCGCTTACGTGAGAAGGTTGGAATAACTTCTGAGATGATACCGAAAGCCGGAAGGATGAGGATGTACACTTCGGGATGCCCGAATATCCAGAAGATATGCTGCCAGAGCACCGGACTGCCGCCGCCCCCCACTTCGAAGAAATTCGCACCTAGGATCCGATCAAATGTAAGAAGTACAAGCCCTACTGTGATTGCAGGAAAAGCGAACAAAATAATAGCAGAAGTAATAAACGTTGTCCAAGCAAACATCGGCATCCGCATATAAGACATCCCAGGAGCACGCATGGTGATGATCGTTGCCAAGAAGTTAATACCGCCGATTAAGGTACCCAACCCGGCAATCTGCAGGCCAATGGTGTAAAAGTCTACCCCGTGCGTAGTACTGTAGGTTGAGCTCGAAAGCGGTGCATAGGAGGTCCAACCTGCATCGGGAGCCCCACCCATAATCCAGCTCAGGTTAAGCAAGATACCACCGAACAGAAAGGTCCAGAAGCCCAGCGCATTCAAGAAAGGGAATGCTACGTCGCGAGCACCTATCTGCAAAGGAATTACCGCATTCATAAGTGCAAAGATTACGGGCATGACGCCCAGGAAGATCATGGTTGTGCCGTGCATTGTAATTAACTCATTGAAAGTCTGGGCATCCAGGAAATCATTCATAGGCTTGATTAGTTGGATACGGATCAGAATGGCTTCAAGCCCTCCGATGCCAAAAAACAACCCTCCTGCCCACAGGTATAAAATAGCTATCTTCTTATGATCGACCGTTGTGATCCAGTCCATCAGCCCGGTATGGCGCTTAACGCCGGAACCGTGTCCTAAAGGCTTCGATGAATTCAAGGTATGTGCGTGAGCCAAGGTATTTCCCCCCTCTTCTTATATGCTGCTCGTTATGGGCTAAGTCATTAGTCCAATTTATAGTTGGCCAGGTACTCTGCGATGCTGTCAATCTCTACATCGCTCAGGCCGAGGTCTTTGGGGTTAGGCATAAGATTGCCCGGCTTCACGCTTTGCGGGTCATGTAACCAAGTTTTGAGATTCTCCTCAATCGGTGCGCCGTCTTCCCGGGTATCATCATTGATCAGAATACCGGCAATCGCCTCGCGGGAGCCAATACCCGTAAGATCTGGAGCATTTGCAATCCCCTGATCCCCTACTGCATGGCATTGAAGGCACTGATCTTTGAAAGTCTTTGCCAGGGCGGGATCTTCAGGGAGAACCGCAGGCGCTTTCCTAGACTCGATCCACTTTTCAAACTCCTCATTGCTCACAGCCTTTACCTTGAATTCCATAAAGCCGTGTGAAGGTCCGCATAATTCCGCACATTTCCCCCGGTAAACACCCTCCTTCTGTGCACTGAAGCTGAAGCGGTTAATGGTTCCTGCAGGGTTAGTGTCTATTTTACCGGAGAGCGAAGGTACCCAGAACGAATGAAGAACATCCTTGGTGATCAGTTCAAAAGCGATATCCTTTCCGGTAGGAATAACTAAATCTTGCGCTGTAATTACACCATAGTCGCCATACTCAAATTCCCACCAGTATTGATGACCCGTGACTTTTACTTTAATCGCATTCTTGTCATTTGAATGATCATTCCCTGCCGCGAAGACCTGCTTGACAGTTGGAATAGCCAGAACTACCACCAGAATCAGAGGAATAACCGTCCAGAGAATTTCCAACTTGAAGTTGCCTTCAACCTGCTCAGGGATCTCCGTTTGATTCGGTTTTCTACGGAACTTAATCATTACATAAGCTGCAATAGCAAATACAATTAACAGCACAACGATCATGATCATGATCGACAGCTTAATCAATCCTAAAGAGCTTTCCGCTACGGGCCCTTGCGGTCTAAGAACCGATAAGTCTTCGCGGCCGCAACCTGCAAGAATGAGTGCGAATACTGACATCATGGGAAGGAGTCGCTTTACAGCCTGCCACGTTTTCATCATTGATCTACCCCGCTTCGTCCCGATTTCTAAGATTATTTCGTTTGTTCTGTCAATTATAACAATCACTATTAATATAAGATTAAGGGGGTGTTTTGTCAATCGTTCACAACTAGTTCACAAAGTGTTCTAAATTGAAAAAAAGGCTTGTCACGCCTCATTTTGCAATCGCTTTCAGAAAACGTAAACAACATTTTTTCCTTTCCTAAATCCTTCTGAACTCCTAATTCTACTACTATTCTATTTGACAATTTTGTGATATTTGAATCAATGTCTATAGATTTACATACAAAAAAAACCGATCCCTGGGCAGCTAGCTACCCAGGTACGGTTTATGAGAATCCTCATGGATGAAATACCTAAAATGATCTCGTCAAAAGAAGGCGCAGGCAATAGGCAACTCCTTAACATCAGGAGACGGATGAATTCATCCTTACCAGTTCATGCTCAACGACCATGGTCAGCTCTTCTTCATAGCCTCCCGTTATCCGATATTTACGGACGTATTCTTTTACGAATTTCTTGGGATCTTTCGGGCGGAAAATGCGTGTCATTTCCCGTAGACTTTCCTTGACTTCGTTATGACCTTTACTTGCCATGATCAGTTCCCTCCCAAAACATTGAAAATGAATGCTCCGTTGTAGAGAATGCATGATGAAAAGTGCGCCGTAACTTCGAAATGCAAGTAAGTACCATTAACACATACGTATCTTGCACTATCCGTCTAAGACAAAACCCTAAGCTGAAAACTTGGGGAACGCCATAAGTCGGTGAAGCAGGTTCGTCGTGATTTGGGCTGAAAGTTTAAGATGTCCTTAAAAGGTCACCTTGACACTATAGTTACCCTAAGAGCCAAAAATTGAATCACTCCTTTGGGGCCTTATCGTTATATTGTATCATATTCCAACCCAACTTCCACCTTTCCTTGTAAATTGTGCTCAAGGAAAATATATTTTTTATTTTCTAAGTACAACGGAGAATGTTCGGAAATCAAAATGACACCAAAGTACAACAATCCCTCTCCGGAAGCACCGTCTGCGCTCGAAATCCTGCACTAAGTACAACAATCCCTCTCCGGAAGCACCATTTGTCTCGAAATCCTGCACTAAGTACAACAATCCCTCTCCGGAAGCACCATTTGTCTCGAAATCCTGCACTAAGTACAACAATCCTACTCCGGAAGTACCATTTGCGCTCGAAATCCTGCACTAAGTACAACAATCCCGCATCGGAAGCACCGTTTGCGCTCGAAATCCTGCACTAAGTACAACAATCCTACTCCGGAAGTACCATTTGCGCTCGAAATCCTGCACTAAGTACAACAATCCCGCATCGGAAGCACCGTTTGCGCTCGAAATCCTGCACTAAGTACAACAATCCCTCTCCGGAAGCACCATTTGTCTCGAAATCCTGCACTAAGTACAACAATCCTACTCCGGAAGCACCATTTGCGCTCGAAATCCTGCACTAAGTACAACAATCCCTCTCCGGAAGCACCGTTTGCGCTCGAAATCCTGCACTAAGTACAACAATCCCTCTCCGGAAGCACCGTCTGTGCTCGAAATCCTGCACATAATGCAGGCGTGTTGCTTTACCAAAAAGAAGGAACAAAAAAAGACCGCCATTTCGGGTAATGGAAAGTACACAAACCAAACTAAACCAAAATGAGGCGACCTCATAAATGAAATACCCCCTTTTATGCAGTGTTCAAACAAGTTCTAACAAGAGAAGATGTGGAAAAACTGACCGGGCAGACGGATTATGAGGACACAGGAACTAAGTTCACAGTATTCGCATTCGCATTCGCATTCGCATTGCTGCATTATTTCGATACGTCGGTCACTGCACCCAAATCTCAATTGCCCTCGGCTTCCTACAAAAAATTGTCCCATGCTCAGCATCGCCCTGCTCAGGAGAAAAACAAGTCATTGTTGCAAACTTATTGTTCCATAATACGGATAATTAAAACATCTGGGAAATCAGCAGTTCTTTTACACTAACCACCCACAGGCACAGATCATCACATACTTTGTCCCTATGAAACATAGGCTCTAATGAGGAGATGGGCACTCCGATATAACCGCTCCGCATACCCGGTGTCCCCCTCTTGTCCAAGCCATAAGGAGAGTGAGTCTATGTCCCCTTTTAGATCATCCACCGGATTACCAGACAATATTGCAGGTGC harbors:
- the ctaD gene encoding cytochrome c oxidase subunit I, with product MDWITTVDHKKIAILYLWAGGLFFGIGGLEAILIRIQLIKPMNDFLDAQTFNELITMHGTTMIFLGVMPVIFALMNAVIPLQIGARDVAFPFLNALGFWTFLFGGILLNLSWIMGGAPDAGWTSYAPLSSSTYSTTHGVDFYTIGLQIAGLGTLIGGINFLATIITMRAPGMSYMRMPMFAWTTFITSAIILFAFPAITVGLVLLTFDRILGANFFEVGGGGSPVLWQHIFWIFGHPEVYILILPAFGIISEVIPTFSRKRLFGYSSMVFATILIAFLGFMVWAHHMFTTGLGPVANALFSVSTMLIAVPTGIKIFNWLFTMWGGQVRFTTPNLFAAGFIPTFTMGGVTGVMLASAPADFQFHDTYFVVAHFHYVIVGGLVLGLFAGLHYWWPKMFGRMLSESLGKWTFWTFIIGFHMTFFVQHFLGLMGMQRRVFTYLPNQQFDLLNLVSTIGAFLMGVGMIIFLINIYLTSRKPADASNDPWEDGRTLEWTIPSPPPEYNFKQTPLVRGIDAFWKEKTAGHTAMTPAEPVGSIHMPSATAIPFVMSVGIFIAGLGFMFSRDEFGNALMSFLFNNYIVTAIGLLITFGAMLIRSLYDDHGWHIEPEELEGR
- the coxB gene encoding cytochrome c oxidase subunit II; translated protein: MMKTWQAVKRLLPMMSVFALILAGCGREDLSVLRPQGPVAESSLGLIKLSIMIMIVVLLIVFAIAAYVMIKFRRKPNQTEIPEQVEGNFKLEILWTVIPLILVVVLAIPTVKQVFAAGNDHSNDKNAIKVKVTGHQYWWEFEYGDYGVITAQDLVIPTGKDIAFELITKDVLHSFWVPSLSGKIDTNPAGTINRFSFSAQKEGVYRGKCAELCGPSHGFMEFKVKAVSNEEFEKWIESRKAPAVLPEDPALAKTFKDQCLQCHAVGDQGIANAPDLTGIGSREAIAGILINDDTREDGAPIEENLKTWLHDPQSVKPGNLMPNPKDLGLSDVEIDSIAEYLANYKLD